The following is a genomic window from Solanum stenotomum isolate F172 chromosome 4, ASM1918654v1, whole genome shotgun sequence.
CATCTAACAATGTATAAAcgtcaagatcaaagactcgtaacataccagtggctacatcaggagaattttcctgatcttgacgagcctgaagagaATAGAGCCTGTTTTATCACTATCCACCACcagtaccagatgagttaccctacTGAGatgggcgacctgctggtgctgctaaagttgtagactgagctttACCATTATTCCCTCCTTGACCCTGTCTAGAaagacaatccttcaatctatgacaagactgaccacacccaaaacatcattccttacctgcaaggcactcacctggatggttcttactacacTTCGGGCAAGTTAGGTaagttttggtgcctgaaacactaccttgagacttagagcctgatgccctacctttcggATCATTACGGAACttgggggatggaacactagctgatgaaggggctggagtcgaagacttctgctgaaactgtgagagatttccaccacccaatttctgtttggaatactcatagttacctgtttttgctttcttagtctccttagcctgttccctaagcttatcacccacaacctgctgagcatgagtcatgagcctagagatgttcatgtctcccaacaacataggaTTCCTACACTCTgtcttcactaagtctgacactccatacagaaacttattcatctgagccctgaaatcagcaaccatgtgaggagcatatctggagagttggttaaacttgagcccatactcttggacagaCATGTTACCCTgtcttaagttcataaattcctgggctCTTGCTTCTCTCAAATCTATGGGGAAAAACTTATctagaaaggtttcgctgaaacattaccaagtaataggagcagcatctgtacccctgttctccttccactaagtgtaccagatatgagccacatccttaagttggtaagatgccaactcaacccgatcattcccagtgacctgcattacctcaaagatcttcttgatctcatccaagaaattttGAGGATCTTTAccagtctgcgatcctaagaacttaggcggattcatcctaacaaagtcacggacccttGCTGCTGTTGATCCACCATTTACATTCACAGGAGCTTcaacccgctgattgttctggttagcgacactctgagccaacatctgaatcgCATTCTtgaattaagcatttgagactTCCTGATCCGGAACTGGAGGGGCTGCGTTtgcgttcctggcattcgcattctTGGAGgtagctctacgaggaggcataatcactgaaacgtagaacgttGAGTTAGAgcggaattagatcataccttacgcacgataacagtaacaagaaaatgaagattttgcctaagacactttgtagcctccctctcattagatgtggtgcgcactacacacccatggaaaggactctacctagtacggcttttcagacatcatAGGACACTTAatcctagtgctctgataccaagtttgtcacgcccaaAGCTACCCCCGTGATGCGGACActggacctaggaccacaagtgatcccaagctaaccatgctggcttgatcatgagcatactaaagataataactTGATgtggaagctaattcataaataaatctgaaaagatggggaatacccatatattataactgaatatatcaaatatgagagtttaatacaaaagaaatatcaaactcaaaatactaagctgaatctgactatgtctgaaataaacctctaaactgactagaactgtttggacatgccccaactaggtctagcaaaactaaaactaaagactaaaaacgataaagataaacatgtcactagtcctcgaagaacgaggactcaccactgatgctgctgaactgaagatcgggaatcgatctaagcgtcatctagatgctgagaacctaaacctacatcacgagaagatgtagcgcacgtatgtgtcagtacatgaaaggtactgagcatgcaggattgagtaaagctgaaataacatataactgaacaaagcaataaagcaatgaagtAATCTGGACATAATagagatactgaaaatactgaatactgagctaactgatgcaatgaccaaatttataacatgctgagactgaatactgactgtactgaaatatggtcaatgcaaaagagtctgactgaactatgggagctactaataaccgacataaaaccacatgagctaaatgtggagtccgatgtatacgccccattgagaggacccaatataccctgccagaggtataaaggcatgctggcgtgatcactaaactgatgttgcccacaaaaaggacttacacctacgtggctcgtagttctgggaatatatgggtacgctgaaccctagtccaactcggtattatgctactcccaatggattaagtaattaatacattatgattgaatttctgtaagttactcggtagctcgaactgaacatgcaaacagagaatgcaacaattaatctgataataattcattcataaactgaggaatgtataactgaatactgaaatatttaACCTACCATGTGcaattcaagaactaatgaaatacatagctagggttttgaaatttatgtaagaaactgagcaataacatgataatctgatttggaacatttaaataactaattcatgaagATCTgatgaaattctagaaaccctaggtctgttcataatcatggaatcaagaatctgacttgggcgaaaggaacccactagtgaaatcccacatacctggtgaagaATTCCACGgaaaaatctttcaatttcgaggctggaactgaagaaacctcgctgcgttcttgaactagggttcttgacctttttctcctatcttgatttataattttctaaattttgattaatgattttgactaatgtaagttctagttatgtttctaggcttaaactaactaaaacctcatgatttagggtttaaacgacgtatcttaggggttaaatgaaataggaaaagaccaaaagacccctgacttaactgttgtcggTGTGATCGACGAATTGGACTAACGAGCCGTCATTCAACCGACGGTCCATAGATTGGGTCCGTCGATTGAGTCTGCCCGACAGAGCTTCACTAAAATaagcataacgttttactcagAGGTTGAAATTTAGGAAAATCGGTggcatttgaaagaaaattcaattagCAATCTAAcaataggtcatgggacacataattcattttgtccTAAGAGCTATGaccatttgaatttgacccatcAATAATTTTTAGCTAACTGGTTGTTGACCCTCATcaacggtcagacctacggaccgtggatcgattgacggtccgtgctggttgaccgtagtttgtgtcagaggctgggtaaaggaggtcttgattCACGGACATAGACCACGGACCGttgtctgatctacggaccgtgggtctgtccgtgtgTCAAGACTTATCCGATTTTTCTGAGCttggctggggaggggttgcagtggtgaaccacagaccaccagcgcgggccgtggtctgacctacggtttgtgcatggcaaccgtgggttgcacctacaacttctcaaaatctacaTTCTTGGCCTGATTCGAATACGTGGTGTTACAcccaagatcaaaaaggtctttccaaggcttgtaatggggctgcgTGCAAAGGTATgttcatttaggcttagtgactttcatcctcgtGAAATGTGGTGCTTTCAACACtccctttcctcttctttcatcaatttctttaatgctcataagtcatcccattattcactttccattgATTGCTTtggaaccccatttcttttgtactttattccacaactttttcattcttttctttctttttttgtatggagggtttccatttttctcaacaccatgggttaaaggggacttttcttgcacttatcgacttgtcttttctttttcaccacacccccaacttaggtttTTGGCATAAGTgggctattcaatcaaccacgaATCACGAGGATTATAGGTAACGAATTAAGTAAGGTCatattttcatcaagtttcttccaaagaaatgTAAGGctcaagggtgttcaaaagaggttcacacactcacaaggtaggccacaaaagaggtatatgtcgaattggttcacactcttcgaagttgcctcagatcatatcaagagatagccttacttagtcgatCGAACCAATGGgtcaaattctaggtgttatcatgcatggttcacagtaagctcatcacacaaggcatcaacaccaaagtcaaacaagactccacactttcgctattATGCaacgttcatcacaagagaatcaattcagTAATTTGCTAGTTAGAACGTGATGTAACGAGTTCACATATTGACTATGTACCTTCAATTGGTTTCATTATAGCCGCATATTCTTGTTCGTTCAATTATAAGAACTATTTGAGTCATCAATATTGATCAAAACAGagactcaaatttgctaaaGAACATCCACATTCCACACATTCAAGAGgtggataaaattttaaatttttttggaagggtcaaaatcattaacaatttaaaataaaaggagccacatgctcaaacatccacaagaaGTCGTGTAAAATATAACATTATGATTCAAAACCCAATAAGAATGTAGCACACAAAGGTGGGATACACCCCACCACAacaaaaaacatttgtcctcaaatgcaagtaacataatatctataatttaaaataaagaaagaaagacagagagggaggtaaagaggggatcctatCTAAGCAATTGCTCCATCTATCTATGTATCAGTGCCTGGGGTATCAATTTGGCTTCGGGACTCAGTACTCAGGGTCACACCGGAAGGACCAGGTCCACTAGAGACAACAATGGGTGTTTGCCATGGAAGCTTGTACAACCATATCTATCATAATTGCTTCAGTCTTTGTCAGGTCATCATTTGCACCATCCACAGTTTCCTCGTGCATTTCCTCGTCTGTCTCTGCCTCCGACTCAGGCTCAGCTGTCTGCTCAACTCTATCCTCACTTCTGGTGATCTCCAACATTCCAAAGACCATGGACATATCAGTGGCCTTCAACTTTTCCACATCAGTCTTCAGAGCAATAATGGCGGACTTTAATGCTGTCACCTCATTTGTGGCCCCTTGGTCACGCTCACACACCGCTATTCTAGACTCAAGGGAGTCAATGGTAGCTCTCATCGGTGTAATAACATTAGTCAGGGTAGTCTGAATTATGCCTAGAATGGAGGTTTCTAGGTTGGCAGCCCGACGATTAGTAAACTGGGAAAGTTGTCCAATCCGGATCATGATGCCTGAGTGATCGGCGCATAAGACGCAACAACAGTAGTAGGTCTAGGAAGTGACGCAGCAGCAGAACAACCTACAGTGTCAGCAAGAGTGGTAGTGGAATtagatatacctgaaggcccaggggccgGAGTAGGCGAAATTGCCTCTGCAGGTATGGATTCGGTGCTTGTGGCTTCCTTCTGCTTCTTCTCCGTCTGATTCTTAAGATATTCGACATCGATCCACTGAATATCAGTAGAGGATGTGggcatcacttccacatcctccTTGGCATCTTGAGGTACCCGAGCTCGTTTACATAGTTCTGTGATCAATATTGGGAATATATTTGAGGTCTGGCACTTCTTCGCACGAATGAGTATCTCAGAAGCAATGATCAATCCTAGGTTCAACTTTGTTCCCTTAATGAGGCAACCTATGCAGGCTGCTTTTGCGTGGCGAAGGATAGATTCATTCTGTGAAGGCATGATCGTGTTGCTGATGAGGCCAAACCAATACCTCGCTGCCACATTTAGATCTTTCTTCTCGATAATTGCCCCAACCTCAAGCCACTTAGGAGTTCCATTTGATATTAATGGGGCCAACCATTCTTTCATATCCTCAAATGACGTTTTTATGATCATAATCTGACTGTTGTCCTCAAGTGTCTCGGTGCATCCCAGAACAACATTTATACTTAAAGAGTCATATTCCACCTTCTTTCCCCTGACAACTACATAGTCAACTGGCTTAAACTTGGTAGTCGGCTTCTTCCCTAGTGGTATCACTGCATTGTACTAGTTGTAGAACTCTCTGACCTAGCATGGAATATACGGGCCACAGGGTTTTGTGGAAATTTGGAAATTATGGGATTTTGGACATCTCATAATCTCGAGGTATCTATCAATTACTGCATCCGTGGAGAGACGCTTCTCCCCAAGAATTGTCCTTAATCCCTCCATCTTTAATCTATTCATTGACTTTGGAGGTGGGCCATGTTTTAGGGGTGCAAGTACTATTGCTTGCTGTGGAACTTGGGAGTAGGAGCGGTAGGTGAAGGATTCCTAATTCTAAATGGATTATTCAGCTTCTTAGATCGCAGTTCAGTCCTTTGTACTATTATTAGCTCATCATCACTGGAGGTTGCACTTTGGTTTCTTGAGTTCACCCTTACTCTTCGAAGAAGTTAGGTAAG
Proteins encoded in this region:
- the LOC125861519 gene encoding uncharacterized protein LOC125861519, with amino-acid sequence MRATIDSLESRIAVCERDQGATNEVTALKSAIIALKTDVEKLKATDMSMVFGMLEITRSEDRVEQTAEPESEAETDEEMHEETVDGANDDLTKTEAIMIDMVVQASMANTHCCL